Genomic window (Neochlamydia sp. AcF84):
ATCGATTTAATTCCTGCTCGCTATGCAAACCTTGAAATACGTTATATGCATTCTTCCCCAGAATATGGGATGAAAAGGCTGCTAGCAGAAGGAATAAGTGATATTTATCAGTTATCCCATGTTTTTCGCGACGCTGAATTTAGTTATAAGCATAACCCTGAATTCATGATGGCGGAGTGGTATCGTTTAAGTGTCTCTTATGAATTTATGATTGCAGAAGCTTTAGATTTCGTTCGCCTGTTCTTGGGTCCCTTACCTGCTTACACTCTAAGCTATCGTGAAGCGCTTCAAGAATATGCTGATTTAGATTATGTGAAGGCCTCTATTCCTGATTTGATAGAATATTTGCAGAATAGAGGTATTCAACCTTACGCTCATATTGAAAAAGAAGGAAAAGATGCTCTTCTAAATCTTATCTTAGCGATGGTGGTTGAGCCGCATTTAGGAAAAGATAAGCTTTGTGTTTTGACTGACTATCCTGCCACCCAAGCGGCTCTCGCTCAGACAAAATGGCAAAATGACGAGCAGGTCGCAGAACGGTTTGAGATTTATTACGCCGGTTTAGAACTTGCTAACGGCTATCATGAGCTGGGAGATGCGGGTGAACAGCGCAAGCGTTTGATGGAAGCAAATCAAATACGGAATGGTTTAGGCAAAAACCAGCTTCCCATCGATGAAGCCTTTTTGGAAGCCTTAAAAAAAGGTTTTCCTGATGCCTGCGGCGTTGCAGTAGGTTTTGATCGCTTGATGATGTTACGTCATCAGGCTTCTACGATTGCCGAGGTCATTCCTTTTGCTTGGACTACAGCTTAAGAAATTGCCGCTAGGCTTAT
Coding sequences:
- the epmA gene encoding EF-P lysine aminoacylase EpmA is translated as MAAQLNRGKILKDRAFMLAQAREFFAKRQILEVDCPILTQGASIDANIDLIPARYANLEIRYMHSSPEYGMKRLLAEGISDIYQLSHVFRDAEFSYKHNPEFMMAEWYRLSVSYEFMIAEALDFVRLFLGPLPAYTLSYREALQEYADLDYVKASIPDLIEYLQNRGIQPYAHIEKEGKDALLNLILAMVVEPHLGKDKLCVLTDYPATQAALAQTKWQNDEQVAERFEIYYAGLELANGYHELGDAGEQRKRLMEANQIRNGLGKNQLPIDEAFLEALKKGFPDACGVAVGFDRLMMLRHQASTIAEVIPFAWTTA